The sequence below is a genomic window from Polyangiaceae bacterium.
AAGCTCACCGAGCTACGTTCCCTGCTCGCCGATCTGCCCTTCTCCTTGGTGACGGCCGCAGACGTCCTCGGGGACAAGCTCGCGGTGGCGGAAGACGGCGATACCTTCGACGCCAACGCCGTGATCAAGGCGTCGGCGATCTGCAAGGCTACCGGGCTCGTGGCCCTGGCGGACGACAGCGGCCTGGAAGTGGACGCCCTCGGCGGTCGTCCCGGGGTGCGCTCCGCGCGCTTTGCTCACGAACGCGCGACGGACGCGGAGAACAACGCCGCCCTGCTCCGGGAGCTGGAGGAGATCGACGACGATGGTCGCCGGGCTCACTTCCGCTGCGTGCTGGCGCTGGTCACGCCGTGGAGCTTTTCGCAGCCCCGCACCGTGGAAGGGCGCGTGGAAGGGCGCATCGCGCGGGACCCGCGAGGCAGCGGCGGTTTCGGTTACGACCCGCTGTTCATCGTGGACGGTCGCGACGGCTTGGCCATGGCGGAGCTGTCCGAAGACGACAAGAACTCCCTCAGCCATCGTGCTCGCGCCGTGCGCGCGATGCGACCGTTGCTGCTCGAGCTGCTGGAAACGCAGCTATCTGAAGCCGAACGCGTCGCGGGTTAGCCGAAGCTACTCGCCGATGTCGAAGTGCCCACCGAGCTGCAACGTGACCCAGCCGTGACCGGCTCGCGCATCGCCGGACTTGGTCGCGTCCGTGCGAGTTCCGTCGGGCGCCACCCACTCCGCGGATCCGAAGGAGCCGGCGCCCAGAGTGAGCAGGGGTGACAGCGAGAATGCGCGTGTGAGGCGGATGTCGGCGCCGAGCCCGATGCGCATTTCCAATGGTGCTTCCGTGAGCTGAAGCTCGGTGCCGTCGTCCCAATGGGCGCGGAAGCGTCGATAGCCGAGGCTCAAGTCCGTGAGGAAGCCGACCTCGTCGGGATCCGACGAGAAGCGCAGGCCGATGGCGTAGTAGTCGGTGTCGCCATCGGACGACTTGCCGATGCCGGCCACGTCCTCGCTGCCGCCGCCGAGGCTGGCCCGCTCCCAGAGCAGGTACACGTTGTAGTAGCGACCGAGGCGCGCCCCTGCGTCGAGCTCGAACATGGGACCGGACGAAGCGTACTGACTCCACTTCACTTCATCCGTGACGCCACCGTTCGGGGTGCCCAGCGCCCACAGCGCTCCGAAGGGCAAGAACCAGCCGGCCCGCGCGCCGAGCCACAGCGCCGTCTTGGGCGCGCGGTGGTGCGGCTTGGGTGGGGGTGGAGGCTCGTAGATGTACTGCCCACCGGGCGGCGGAGGCTCGTACACGCCGGGCGGTGCCGCGCCCGGGGGAGGCCCGGCGGGAGCCGTCCCCGCTGGCGCGCCCCCGGGGCTCGGAGGCTCCACGTAATATTGGCTGCCCGGGTTTGGCCCACTGCCTTGTGCAGGCGCCGCGGGCGTCTCGTCCTGGGCCCATGACGTCCCCGACAGCAGTAGGCTGACGGGCACCAGAAAAAGCGCTCTCCGACGCATGTTTTGGGTATAGCACCGAGCCCTCGCCGCGGCGCGTCTGCCGACGTTGACCCCTGCCCCGGGCGCGTGCTAATCGAGCGCCGCCCTCGCACGGCGCGGGGGTGGATCGTGCCCTTCCCCGCGGCGGCCGCGGGGGTTGCCCTCCACGGAGGGCGCAGTGCAGCAAGACTGGAAAGGCGTCGGAACCTACGGGACGGTCGGTCTCGAATTCGCGCTGAGCATACTGTTCGGGCTCTGGCTGGGTCACAAGGGTGACCAATGGCTGGGCTGGGACCCCTGGCTCACGCTGATCGGGACGGGATTCGGTACCGCAGCCGGCGTTCGAGCCATCTGGCGAGCGCTGCAGCGGGCCAACCGCGAGGCCGAAGAGGCCGAGCGACGAGACCGCAAGGCTCGGAAGCAGTACCTGAATGACACCCACCACGAATGAAACCGCATCGCTGACCCGCGCCCTGGGCGCCGTGGCGGTGATCGGCGTCGTCGCCGTCGGCGTGGCCGCAGCGTTCGCGGATCTCCGCACCGCGCTGGGCGTGGGTATCGGTGCTGCGGCGGCCTTCGCCAACCTGTGGCTCATCGCGCGCATCGTGCGCGCTTTCCTCAGCGGGTCGGCTCGGCTGCCCTGGGCCTTGATCGCCGTGCTGAAGTTCACCGTGCTCTACACCGGCCTCTACCTGTTGGTGAAGCACGACGTCGTCGCCATCATGCCCCTGGCCGTTGGCTGGGGAGCCTTGCCCCTCGGGATCGTCGCTGGCCAAACCGGCGCGGCTCCTTCGGAGAGCGAGAAAGGTCACGTCGATGCCTGAACACGCATCTTGGCTCACGCTGGCACTCGCGCACATGCGCGACACGCTCGCGCACAACACGGACATGATCGGCAAGTCCTTCATTGGACAGCACGATCCGACTTGGCAGAACTTCGAGCCGCTCACCGCCTCGGCCTTGGTGTTCGTCCTCGTGGTGCTCTTGGCGCTGTTCACCCGTTCGCGGCTCGCCGACCCCGAAAAGGCCGTCGTGCCCGACGAGACGCTGACCCTGCGCACCTTCATGGAGGCGTTCCTCGGCTACTTCTACGACTTGGCCAAGGGCGTGATGGACGCGGAGCGGGCCAAGAAGTACTTCCCGCTCATCGGCGCCTCCGCGGTGTTCGTGTTCTTCTCCAACGTCTTGGCGCTGGTGCCCGGCTTTCCGGTCGCAACCAGCCACCTGAACATCACCTTCGGCTGCGCGGCCATCGTGTTCGTGGCGTTCAACGCCTACGGCGTGGCCGCCAATGGCAGCAACTACATCAAGCACCTCATGGGGCCGTCGCCGTGGTTGGCTCCGCTGGTGCTCCCCATCGAGATCATCTCGCTCTGCGTGCGGCCCGTCACTCTGGCCGTCCGCTTGATGATGAACATGGCCGTCGATCACCTGGTGATGGGCACGTTCATGGGCTTGGTCGCCGTACTGGTTCCCATTCCCGTAATGCTGCTCGGCTGCCTGGTGATCGTCGTCCAGACGCTCGTGTTCACGCTGCTCACGACCATCTACATCGGTCTCGCAACGGAGCACGACGAACACGCCCACTGACAGGTGCCTTTCAGGCATCGATTTCGGTAGCCCCCAACCGAGAAACGGACTAGAGCCGCCCCCGGCTGAAGGAAAAAGGAGACTCAGAAAATGGCCAAGAAGAAGCTGGCGCTGCTCACGGCGTCGCTCATCACCCTGATCTCGTCGAGCGCGTTCGCTCAGGACGCCGCCGGCGCCGCCGCGAACGAGTTCAACGCCAAGGCGATGGCTGGCCTCGCGGCAGGTATTGCCATTGGCCTGGCGGTGCTCGGTGGAGCCCTCGGCCAGGGTCGCGCCGCGGCCGCTGCTCTCGAAGGCATCAGCCGTAACCCGGGCGCCGCAGCGCGCATTCAGACCCCGATGATTCTGGGTCTGGCGCTGATCGAGTCGCTCGTGCTGTTCGCGTTCCTCATCGCCTTCTTCCTGCAAGGCAAGGTCTGAGGTCCGGCGGCCCTGGCCGCCTCGCGATGGAGCTTATCCCTGGGTGCGGTATCGCCGTGCCCAGGGATTTTTTTTGTTTGTTGGCTCGGCGCGGAAGCTCGCGGGGTGCACGCCGGAGCGCGTCCCTGATACGACTTCGGCGAGGCCCGTCCCGTGATCCCGTGCCAGCGTCACCTGTTCGAGATCCCCGATGACGTCGCGTATCTGAACTGCGGCTACATGGCGCCGCTGATGCGGAGCGTGACGGAGGCGGGGATCGCCGGAGTGACACAGAAGGCGCGTCCCTGGACGATCACGTCGCGGGACTTCTTCGATTCGTCGGAGCAGGCGCGGGCCCTGTTCGCACGGCTCGTGAGCGCGCAGCCCGGCGACGTCGCGCTGATCCCCGCCGCCAGCTACGGCGTTTCCGTGGCTGCGCGGAACGTGCGCTTTGCCAAGGGTCAGCGCGTGGTGCTGCTCGCCGACCAGTTCCCGTCCCACGTCTACTCCTGGCGCGACCTGGTGGCGCGCCGCGGAGGCGAGATCGTCACGGTGGAGCGGCCCGAGGCGGGCGACCTCACCGCTGCGGTGCTGGCGGCCATCGACGAGCGCGCCGCCGTCGTAGCCTTGCCGCACTGCCGCTGGACGGACGGTGCCTTGGTGGATCTCGAGCGCGTCGGCGCGCGCTGCCGCGCGGTAGGCGCCGCGCTGGTGGTGGACGCGACGCAATCGCTCGGCGCGCTACCCTTCGACGTCCGCAAGGTGCAGCCGGACTTCCTGATCGGCGCCGCCTACAAGTGGCTGCTCGGTCCGTACTCCATCGGCTTCTTGTACGCGGCGCCGACATGGCACGAGGGCGAGCCGCTGGAGCACGGTTGGATTACCCGGGCTGGGTCCGAGAACTTCGCGGGTCTCACGCGCTATCGTGACGACTTCCAGCCCGGTGCGCGTCGCTTCGACGTGGGCGAGCGCTCGAACTTCGCGCTCGTGCCGATGGCCAGCGCGGCGCTCCGCCAGATCCTCGACTGGGGCGTGGAGGCGATCGCCGAGACGCTGACGCGCCGTACCGGCGAGATCGCGCAACGTGCCGCTGCGCTCGGCCTTTCCGCGCTGCCACTTGGCGAGCGCGCCGGGCACTACCTGGGGCTCCAGTTTGCGGACGGCGTTCCCGCGGGATTGCCCGACGCGTTGGCCCGCGAGCACGTGTACGTGAGCGTGCGTGGCAGCTCCGTGCGCGTCACGCCGCACCTGTACAACAGTGACGCGGACGTGGAGCGACTGTTCGAAGCGCTGTCCCGTGTGCTCGGGTGAGCCGGAGCGCGCCGCCGCGCGCGCGCCGTGCGCGCCGGGCATCGCGCCGCACCAACAAAACCCGAATCAGGGCTTCTTGTGGGGCCATCGGAAAACCGCCAAGACGCCAAGTTCGCCAAGACCAGAGAGATGGGCTCGTGAACGTGGGTGCGATTCCGTGCGACACTGCGATGTCGCGAAGAGTCTGCCCGCGCGAGGCGAGGGATCTTGGTCTCGCTTGGCGAGTTGGCCGGTGGTCTCTTCTCCAGCTCAGGTCTTCTTGCGCCAGGCGCGGGAGGCGTCGAGCAGGAGGTGGCCGACCACGATCATGACCGCCAAGCCGAGCATGATGCCGCCCACGATGTCGTGGTGCGTGCTGATGAGCCAGGCGCTGCTGAGTACCAGGGAGCTCGAGACCAGCGCGGTGTACAGCCGGCGGCCGAGACGATCCGCGGCGCGGGTGACGCCGGGATCCATGGCCTGCACCTTGAGCCGGCCGAGGCGCAGGTCATCCAGCACCTCGCCCAGCTGTTCCGGCATGTTGTAGGTGGTGTTGCTGAGGCGCTCGATGCGGCGGAGCAGCTCGTTGCCCAGGCGCTCCGGGGAGTAGCGCTTCTTCAGGATGTCGAGGAACAGCGGCTTGGCCTCTTCGAACACGTCGAGATCGGGGTCGAGCTCCTTGCCCACGCCCTCGACCGTCATCAAGGCCTTGCCCACCAGCAAGAAGTCCGTCGGGATCTCCAGACCGTACTTGGTGGCGCCCTGCACCAGATCCCGGATCAGCGCGCTCATCTCGATGTCCTTGAGCTGCTTGCCGAGATACTTCTCGCTGAGCAGCGCGACCTCCGCCCGGAACGCGTTGCGGTCGATCTTCTTGGTGGGCGTGCCGATGGAGTACATCGCGTCGGCGATACCCTCGTAGTCGCGGCGTACGGCGCTCACCATCACGTCCACCGTGAGGTCGCGCATGCGTGGGGACAGGCGACCGACCATGCCCAGATCGATCATCGCGAGGGTGGGGTTCTCCGGGCTGCCCAGCACCAACACGTTGCCCGGGTGCGGGTCCGCGTGGAAGAAGCCGTCCTCGTAGATCTGCTTCACGATCACGTCGAGGGCGATGCGCGTGAGCTTCTTGCCGGAGTGGCCCGCGGCGACGGCGTCGTACACCTTCTTGCCCGGCAAGAACTCCAGCGTGAGGACGTGCTTGCTGGACGCCTCGCGGTAGACGATGGGGAACTTGACGTTCTTGAACGTCTCGAAGTTCTGCGCGAACCGCCGCGCGTTCTCGGCTTCCGTGGCGAAGTCGAGCTCCGCGGTGATGGCGTGATCGAACTGCTGCACCAGGCCCACGGGGGAGTAGATGCGGCTCTCCGGAATGGCACGTTCCACCAGCGCAGCGAAGGTGTGCAGCAGATCCAGATCGCTGGCGATGGTCTGGGCGATGCCAGGGCGCTGCACCTTGACCACGACGTCCACGGGGCCGTCTTCGGTGTCGAGCTTGGCGCGGTGGACCTGGGCGATGCTGGCGGCCGCCAGCGGCTCCGGCTCCACGCTGGCGAAGACCTCGCTCACCGGCGCCCCCAGGCTGCGCTCGATCTGCGCCACGATCTGGTCGAAAGGCACCGGGGGCACGGAGTCTTGTAGCTTCTTGAGCTCCAGGATCAGATCCGGGGGTAGTAGGTCGGCGCGGGTGGAGGCGATCTGCCCGAGCTTCACGAAGGACGGGCCGAGGTCTTCGAGCACGCGGCGCGCGCGCACGGCGAGGGACATCTCCTTCGCTTCACGCGCGCCCTGCTCTTCGTCCTCCGCCGTGGGTTCGCGGCTGGAGGGCGGCGGTTCGCTGTCCTTCGGCTTCTTGCTGCGTCCGATGCCCAGGCGGCCGACGATCTCGCCGAAGCCGTGCACCACGAGCACGCGGGAGATGTCGCGCAGGCGGCCGATGTCTCGCGCCGCGTGAACGATGGACACCATGGACGGTGCCTACTCGTTACCGATCTGGCTGAGCCCTGCAGAGAGGCGCGAACGGAGCTTGAGGAGATCGAGCTCAGTGCCGGCCTGGCGCGCGGCGTGAGCCACGTTCTGGGCGCGATCCCGCGCGACCTGGCTGAGGCCCAGGCGGTCGCCGAGCAGGGCCAAGGTGGCTTGTTCTTCGGGACCGATGGCGCCGTCCACGCTCGCCACCAGGGTGCCCACGGCGTAGGTGAACAGCCGCGTGAGGCGGCTCATGCGCAGGGTTTCCACCAGCTCCAGCCCCATGCGCTGGGCGATGGCACCTTCCACCGCCGACAGATCCTCGGCCGAGAGCCCGAGTTGCTTGGCGGCGTCTCGGATGCTGGCGGCTTCGGCGGGGTCCATCTTGCCGTCCGCCCAGCCGACGGCACACAGGGCCAAGACCGTGTCACGACCGATGTCGACGCTCATGGCGGCGAATCATAGCGCGCTCGGCGGTCAGCGGACGCGAATCACGGTGCCGGGCTCGTATTCCGTCGGCAGCGCGGCGGTCCAGCCGGCCGGAACCCGCGGGCTGGTCCAGTGAAACAGCCGCTCGGCATCCAGCGGCGCCAAGTTGACGCAGCCGTGACTCTTCACGTGTCCGAAGGAGCGGTGCCAAAACGTCCCGTGCAGGCCGTAGCCCTTCTTGAAGTACATCACCCAGGGCACGTCCTCGATGGCGTAGTAGCGGCTCGCTTCCTGGTCCTGCAGGTTGGTCATATCGCTGGAACGGAGCTTCACCCAGATGCGGTGGGTGCCCTTGGGGGTGGCCTGTATGCTCTTGCCCTTGCCGCGGCCGGTGGAGACCAGCGTCCCGAACACGGGGCGGTCCCCCTCGTAGGCGACGAGCACTTGGTTGTCGATCTCGACGTCGATCCACCGTTCGTGCTCGCCGACCTCCGGCGGACGGGTGGTGGGTGTCGGGGCACGGACTTCGTGGTCGTTCACCCAGCGACCTTCTCCGATGCGAAACCAGCGATGCTTGGCGCGCTCTTTGGTCTCCAGGATGCGGAGCGCCTCGAACTCTGCGTGCACCTCGTCGCTGCGACGACCTCCCGGCTTTTCGTACACGCGGGCGCTTTTTTCGTACACCCAGCCGACGTTCACGTCTCCGTCGAGATCCTCGCCGTGAAACGCGAAGCGCCGCGCGGGGTTGAGGTCCCGCATGGGTAGCCACAGGCCGTGGGTGGTGAGGCCGTAGCTCTCGTTCCCTTTGCGGGCGACCTCCACGACGGCCACGGCAAAGCCGGGCTGCAGCTCCGCGTCCGGAGCGATGTCCTCCGCCGTGCGCAGGTTGACGTAGCCGAGCGATCCGTTCTGACCGACGAAGTGATAGCGGTAGGGCAGGCCGTCGCCGAAGCTTTCGCGCGCGGCGTTTGCCGACAAGGCGGGTACGAAGGACAAGCGCACCCCCGTCTCGCACACCCACGCGAGCGGCCCCACGGACAGCCAGCGCCCCGGGCAGCCGGGCCCGCGGGTAGCGCCGTACAGTGGCAAGTGCGCGTGCTCCGCCGCGGAGCCGCGCCGCGCCGCCTGGCCCCGAGGGCGTACCAGGAGCGGCTCGTCGGCCCGCACGATCTCCACGCTCTGCACCCCCGACGGCAGCGGCACGTCCCCGGGATCGACCCACGGCAGGGTGTCCGCCCGCGCGATCTGCGCAGCGAACAGCGCGAGGGCGAAGGTGACGACGGCGCGACGCATGGCCAAAGTGTAAGCCACCACCCAGAACCCGGCAGCCTTTCGACCAGTCACAGGGCTGGGGCCGAGGCGCCCGAGGATCAGATCACGCTCGCGCGCTCCTCATGTTTCCGCGGCGAACCAACATCCAAACGACACGCGTCGAGGAGCTCTTCGAACGCCGTGAGGCTCACTCCGTGACGACGGCCCATGGCCAAGATCTCGCGGCCCATTGCCTCGTTCTGCTCGACGAGCTTGTCGCCGTAGTGGCGCTCGGCGAAGCGCACGGCGCGAGGCGCCAAACGACGGACCAGCTCGAGGGCGAAGGTCAAGCGCGCGGGGGTGACGAAACGAGCGGCGAGCGCAGCCGCGGGCTCCACGGGACCCACGCGGCGGCCGAGCGCCAGGGTTTCGCGGCAGGCGCGGGCGGCGAGCTCCTTCAAGTCCGAGTGGCGCGCGAGGGCAGCGGCGCTGCCAGCCGCCGCGAGCGCCAGCGTCAGCGGGAAGAAGGCGACGGTCGTGGCGGGATTCCTGCGTCGAACGTCTTCCGAAAGTCGCGCGGCGAGGCCCGAGCGCAGTAGCGCGTGGGTGAGGGCGTCGAGCACGAGGGCGTGCTCGGGTCGTTGCTCGACCAGGGTGGGCAACAGGCGGAAGGCGACGTAGCGCACGACGCCTGATTCCAGCAGACCGGCGACGGCGGGCATGGCCACCACGGTGCGCCCTCCGACGAGGCGCTCCAGCCGCTCGAGACTCTCGTCCAGTAGCGGCGTGAGGGAGATCACGGGCACTGGCGGCGAGCTCTGCAGCACCTGGGCGAGCGCCTCGTCGATCTGCTCGGCGCGTACGGCCAAGACGATCGCGGAGGCGTCTACCGGGACGCTGGTGACGAGCTCCGGCTCGGGAAGCTCCCGATAGCGGCGATCGCCATTGAGCCGGAGCAGAGCGAACGGTTCGGTCCGCCCCAAGCGGGACGGTCGCACCACGAAGCTCACGCGCTCGCCGGCGGTCGCGAGATGAACTCCGAAGAGTCTCCCTAGCGCCCCCGCACCAACGACCGCGACGTGCACGTCACTGGAACGCGAAGCGCAGCTCGTGATCGCAGACGCGGAAGACGTCACCCTCGTTGATCACTTTTCGCTGCACGCGCTGGCCGTTGTACTCGACGCCGTTCGTCGAGCCCATGTCCACGATGTAATATTGGCCGTTCAAGAACTCGATCATCGCGTGCTGGCGCGACACGTTCGGATCCTTGATGGTGAGATCGCTCGATTGCTTGCCACGGCCGATGATGAAGCGGTCCTTGGTGACCGGGAATCGCTCGCCCGCGTAGTAGATGCACAGGGTGGTCCCGCCGTACTGCGGCATGCCGCCCGCCGGAGGAGGTGGCGGAGGCGGCGCCGAGCGAGGCATGGGCGGCGGAGGGGGCCCGCGGTGTCCGCCAGGAGGAGGCGGAGGCGGGACGCTGCGCGCCGGGGGACCCGGGGGGGGCGGTGGCGCGGGTGGTGCCGGCGGCGCGGGGGGCCGCGGTCGAGAACTGGTGACGGGCGGCATGGGCGGCGCCGAGGGGCCGGGCATGGGCGGAGGCGGCGGCCCATGGTGCGATGGGAAGCCCACCCGACCTCCGCCGGGTGGCGGCGGCGGGGGCGGTGCTGCCGAGCGGCTGGGCGCCGGGGGAGGCGGCGTGGGCGCCGTGGAAGGCCCAGGTGGAGGCGGCGGGGGCGGCGGCGGAGGCGCACCGGCGGTGGCCGCGGGAAGCGGGGGAATACCGCCCGCTGAGGGATGCGCCGTGCTGCTGTAGCCCCGCTGGCGAGCGTACTGCTTCATGGCGTCGTTGATCAGATAGTCCACGGAGCACTCGAGCTCCCGCGCCATCTGTTCGAACTTCTGCCACAGCGACTCGCGGCACTGGAAGTTGCGGGGAACCTTCTTGTTCGGGTCGGTCATTTCGAATCTGTGCCGGTCACTTCTTCTTTTCGGAGGAGCGCTTTTCCATGGCCGGCTTGATGCAGTAGCTCACGAAGTCGCCCACGGTGGAGACGTCTTTGACTTCCTGGCTCTTGCCCTCACCCACGGCGCATCGCCACTCGCAGTCCTGAGCGTCTTCCCGACACTCCGGCACGCGCGAGCGGTCGTCGGCGTATTTTTCGACCTTGGAGAGCTGATCTTTGGTGCCCTTCTCGTAGTAGTAGCCCAGGGCAGAGAGGCGCGCGGGGACCGGGTAGTTGCGCGTCGCGTACTTGTCGGCAATCTCTTCGGGCTTCTCTTTGCCCTTGAGATCCGCGAGCAACGCGCCGTAGCGGAGAGGCTCCGTGATGGCCATGTCGCGGACGCTGCCGATCTTGCGCATGAACTCGTTGATGTTGCTGGTGTCGCTCATCTTCAGGACGAGCTCCGCAGCCACCCAACGGATCTTCCAGTTCTCGTTGCTGAACAAGCCGAACAGGTCGTCGACGACGAGCTTGCGCGGCAGCTCACCAACGCGGCGCAGAGCGACGTCTCGGATCGAATCCGGCGTGTCGGAGGCGCTGGCGATCGCGAGCACCGCCTTCACGTGGGCCGGATTGTTCTTGTCCATGTTGCCTTCGAGAGCGGCAAGCGCGGCGGCGCGGCGCTTCTCGGGCTTGGCCTTGTCTTGGGCATAGCCCAAGAGGTAGTCGACGACGGGAGCTCCCCCGACCTTCTTCATCGAGGAGAACACCCGAAGCAGCTCTTCTTCCTGGTAGGCCTCGAGCTGCAGCTTGAACTGTTCCGGCGTGGGGTTGAGCTTGGAGGCCTTGTTGGCCGCCTCCACCCCGGGGGCCTTCTGCTTGACCCAGTGCTCGGAATCGACCTCTTGGGCCACCTTGACCAGGTTTTGGCTGGCCTCGAGCTTCGCCTTGGCGTCACCCAGCTCCGCGATCAGATCGGACATCTTGTCGATCTTCTTCGCGTTCGCGTCGATCTGCGCCGGCAGCTGCGCCACGCCCTGGGCGCCGAGCTCCCGCAGCACCTGCTCCATGCCGTACAGCTGGGAGGACTCGTCCATGCGCACGGCGAAGTCCGTCATGCACCAATCCGTGAGCGCGGCGCGCAGACGCTTTCGGTTCTCTTCCGATTGCACCAGCGAGCCATCCGAGTGCGTCAACAGCGCGAACGCTGCGTCCTTGTAGGGAAAGGACGGATCCGGCGGAGTAGGCTGACCCGCCTGCGCCTTGGGCGGCGGTCGCTTCATCTCCTCTTCGAGGAGCGGGACCATGGCGTCGACGATCTTCTCCCGCTCCGCTGGTTGCAGCGCCTCGAGCGCGCCCACCAGTCCAATCTGGTCGTCGGTGCCCAGAATCCCCACGCGACGTCCGCCGCGCGGCTTCATCTTCACCAACGCCATCGCGGCTTCCACCCGAAGCTCCAGTGGGTACTTGTCGTGCGTGAGCACGGCCACGAGCTTCTTCGGACCTTGCGTGGTGTTGGTCCATCGTTCGATGTCGTCGCCATCGGTGCGGCAGCCCGAAGTGGACAGGGCCGAAATCACCAAAGCCGAACCGACCAGCGCGGCTCCCAGCGTCCGCCGGGCCCCGGTTAGCATCGAGAATCCCTCCGATCTCAGGTGTCGTGACATGCCGTGAGCCCGCCTATTTCGCCCAAACGAGGTCAGCGAGCATACAGCCCAGGTCGAGCCAGACTCAAGCGAACGCCACCCCATGGCTCCGCAGCGGCAAAAATTGGGACATTTCCAATAATTGCGGGATTTTTGCCGAACCTTGGGGCATGATGTAGGTACAGGTAGGTAAATGGGCGCACGTCCCTTCACGCCTCGCCCCGCCGAGGGGCCCG
It includes:
- the rdgB gene encoding RdgB/HAM1 family non-canonical purine NTP pyrophosphatase, whose amino-acid sequence is MADLVTIVLASSNEGKLTELRSLLADLPFSLVTAADVLGDKLAVAEDGDTFDANAVIKASAICKATGLVALADDSGLEVDALGGRPGVRSARFAHERATDAENNAALLRELEEIDDDGRRAHFRCVLALVTPWSFSQPRTVEGRVEGRIARDPRGSGGFGYDPLFIVDGRDGLAMAELSEDDKNSLSHRARAVRAMRPLLLELLETQLSEAERVAG
- a CDS encoding AtpZ/AtpI family protein, whose product is MQQDWKGVGTYGTVGLEFALSILFGLWLGHKGDQWLGWDPWLTLIGTGFGTAAGVRAIWRALQRANREAEEAERRDRKARKQYLNDTHHE
- the atpB gene encoding F0F1 ATP synthase subunit A codes for the protein MPEHASWLTLALAHMRDTLAHNTDMIGKSFIGQHDPTWQNFEPLTASALVFVLVVLLALFTRSRLADPEKAVVPDETLTLRTFMEAFLGYFYDLAKGVMDAERAKKYFPLIGASAVFVFFSNVLALVPGFPVATSHLNITFGCAAIVFVAFNAYGVAANGSNYIKHLMGPSPWLAPLVLPIEIISLCVRPVTLAVRLMMNMAVDHLVMGTFMGLVAVLVPIPVMLLGCLVIVVQTLVFTLLTTIYIGLATEHDEHAH
- a CDS encoding ATP synthase F0 subunit C encodes the protein MAKKKLALLTASLITLISSSAFAQDAAGAAANEFNAKAMAGLAAGIAIGLAVLGGALGQGRAAAAALEGISRNPGAAARIQTPMILGLALIESLVLFAFLIAFFLQGKV
- a CDS encoding aminotransferase class V-fold PLP-dependent enzyme produces the protein MAPLMRSVTEAGIAGVTQKARPWTITSRDFFDSSEQARALFARLVSAQPGDVALIPAASYGVSVAARNVRFAKGQRVVLLADQFPSHVYSWRDLVARRGGEIVTVERPEAGDLTAAVLAAIDERAAVVALPHCRWTDGALVDLERVGARCRAVGAALVVDATQSLGALPFDVRKVQPDFLIGAAYKWLLGPYSIGFLYAAPTWHEGEPLEHGWITRAGSENFAGLTRYRDDFQPGARRFDVGERSNFALVPMASAALRQILDWGVEAIAETLTRRTGEIAQRAAALGLSALPLGERAGHYLGLQFADGVPAGLPDALAREHVYVSVRGSSVRVTPHLYNSDADVERLFEALSRVLG
- a CDS encoding AarF/ABC1/UbiB kinase family protein, coding for MVSIVHAARDIGRLRDISRVLVVHGFGEIVGRLGIGRSKKPKDSEPPPSSREPTAEDEEQGAREAKEMSLAVRARRVLEDLGPSFVKLGQIASTRADLLPPDLILELKKLQDSVPPVPFDQIVAQIERSLGAPVSEVFASVEPEPLAAASIAQVHRAKLDTEDGPVDVVVKVQRPGIAQTIASDLDLLHTFAALVERAIPESRIYSPVGLVQQFDHAITAELDFATEAENARRFAQNFETFKNVKFPIVYREASSKHVLTLEFLPGKKVYDAVAAGHSGKKLTRIALDVIVKQIYEDGFFHADPHPGNVLVLGSPENPTLAMIDLGMVGRLSPRMRDLTVDVMVSAVRRDYEGIADAMYSIGTPTKKIDRNAFRAEVALLSEKYLGKQLKDIEMSALIRDLVQGATKYGLEIPTDFLLVGKALMTVEGVGKELDPDLDVFEEAKPLFLDILKKRYSPERLGNELLRRIERLSNTTYNMPEQLGEVLDDLRLGRLKVQAMDPGVTRAADRLGRRLYTALVSSSLVLSSAWLISTHHDIVGGIMLGLAVMIVVGHLLLDASRAWRKKT
- a CDS encoding TerB family tellurite resistance protein, which encodes MSVDIGRDTVLALCAVGWADGKMDPAEAASIRDAAKQLGLSAEDLSAVEGAIAQRMGLELVETLRMSRLTRLFTYAVGTLVASVDGAIGPEEQATLALLGDRLGLSQVARDRAQNVAHAARQAGTELDLLKLRSRLSAGLSQIGNE
- a CDS encoding L,D-transpeptidase; its protein translation is MRRAVVTFALALFAAQIARADTLPWVDPGDVPLPSGVQSVEIVRADEPLLVRPRGQAARRGSAAEHAHLPLYGATRGPGCPGRWLSVGPLAWVCETGVRLSFVPALSANAARESFGDGLPYRYHFVGQNGSLGYVNLRTAEDIAPDAELQPGFAVAVVEVARKGNESYGLTTHGLWLPMRDLNPARRFAFHGEDLDGDVNVGWVYEKSARVYEKPGGRRSDEVHAEFEALRILETKERAKHRWFRIGEGRWVNDHEVRAPTPTTRPPEVGEHERWIDVEIDNQVLVAYEGDRPVFGTLVSTGRGKGKSIQATPKGTHRIWVKLRSSDMTNLQDQEASRYYAIEDVPWVMYFKKGYGLHGTFWHRSFGHVKSHGCVNLAPLDAERLFHWTSPRVPAGWTAALPTEYEPGTVIRVR
- a CDS encoding oxidoreductase — encoded protein: MHVAVVGAGALGRLFGVHLATAGERVSFVVRPSRLGRTEPFALLRLNGDRRYRELPEPELVTSVPVDASAIVLAVRAEQIDEALAQVLQSSPPVPVISLTPLLDESLERLERLVGGRTVVAMPAVAGLLESGVVRYVAFRLLPTLVEQRPEHALVLDALTHALLRSGLAARLSEDVRRRNPATTVAFFPLTLALAAAGSAAALARHSDLKELAARACRETLALGRRVGPVEPAAALAARFVTPARLTFALELVRRLAPRAVRFAERHYGDKLVEQNEAMGREILAMGRRHGVSLTAFEELLDACRLDVGSPRKHEERASVI
- a CDS encoding FHA domain-containing protein, translated to MTDPNKKVPRNFQCRESLWQKFEQMARELECSVDYLINDAMKQYARQRGYSSTAHPSAGGIPPLPAATAGAPPPPPPPPPPGPSTAPTPPPPAPSRSAAPPPPPPPGGGRVGFPSHHGPPPPPMPGPSAPPMPPVTSSRPRPPAPPAPPAPPPPPGPPARSVPPPPPPGGHRGPPPPPMPRSAPPPPPPPAGGMPQYGGTTLCIYYAGERFPVTKDRFIIGRGKQSSDLTIKDPNVSRQHAMIEFLNGQYYIVDMGSTNGVEYNGQRVQRKVINEGDVFRVCDHELRFAFQ